A window of the Oncorhynchus mykiss isolate Arlee chromosome 15, USDA_OmykA_1.1, whole genome shotgun sequence genome harbors these coding sequences:
- the LOC110490031 gene encoding TOG array regulator of axonemal microtubules protein 1-like isoform X1: protein MLWKMLTFLSLNCREKKIEGLTSLRVMAQNHMDILMPKLHDICLAIINEVKNLRSAVSCAAMATLGDMYVHLQRAMDSEVEGTARVLLHKASEANAFIRQGANFALGHMVQSCTPTRVMNALLVGGLSHRNAAVRSCTAQHLERLAEVMGTARLLSGKKDLTDRFLIAVSKLAVDPSQEVRWEVPPVK from the exons ATGTTGTGGAAAATGCTTACGTTTCTTTCACTGAATTGCAGGGAGAAGAAGATCGAGGGCTTGACCTCTCTCCGTGTGATGGCTCAGAACCACATGGACATACTGATGCCTAAACTCCATGATATCTGCCTTGCCATTATAAATGAG GTGAAGAACCTGCGCTCTGCAGTGTCCTGTGCTGCCATGGCCACACTGGGTGACATGTACGTTCACCTCCAGAGGGCCATGGACAGTGAGGTGGAGGGGACGGCACGCGTGCTGCTCCACAAAGCCAGCGAGGCCAACGCCTTCATCCGGCAGGGCGCCAACTTTGCCCTGGGTCACATGGTGCAGAGCTGCACCCCTACCCGTGTCATGAATGCCCTGCTGGTCGGTGGGCTGAG CCACCGTAACGCTGCGGTGAGGAGCTGCACTGCTCAGCACCTGGAGAGACTGGCTGAGGTCATGGGGACGGCTCGTCTCCTGTCGGGGAAGAAAGACCTCACTGACCGTTTCTTGATTGCCGTCAGTAAACTGGCTGTGGACCCTTCACAGGAAGTCAGGTGGGAAGTTCCTCCTGTAAAGTAG
- the LOC110490031 gene encoding TOG array regulator of axonemal microtubules protein 1-like isoform X2, producing MAQNHMDILMPKLHDICLAIINEVKNLRSAVSCAAMATLGDMYVHLQRAMDSEVEGTARVLLHKASEANAFIRQGANFALGHMVQSCTPTRVMNALLVGGLSHRNAAVRSCTAQHLERLAEVMGTARLLSGKKDLTDRFLIAVSKLAVDPSQEVRWEVPPVK from the exons ATGGCTCAGAACCACATGGACATACTGATGCCTAAACTCCATGATATCTGCCTTGCCATTATAAATGAG GTGAAGAACCTGCGCTCTGCAGTGTCCTGTGCTGCCATGGCCACACTGGGTGACATGTACGTTCACCTCCAGAGGGCCATGGACAGTGAGGTGGAGGGGACGGCACGCGTGCTGCTCCACAAAGCCAGCGAGGCCAACGCCTTCATCCGGCAGGGCGCCAACTTTGCCCTGGGTCACATGGTGCAGAGCTGCACCCCTACCCGTGTCATGAATGCCCTGCTGGTCGGTGGGCTGAG CCACCGTAACGCTGCGGTGAGGAGCTGCACTGCTCAGCACCTGGAGAGACTGGCTGAGGTCATGGGGACGGCTCGTCTCCTGTCGGGGAAGAAAGACCTCACTGACCGTTTCTTGATTGCCGTCAGTAAACTGGCTGTGGACCCTTCACAGGAAGTCAGGTGGGAAGTTCCTCCTGTAAAGTAG
- the LOC110490719 gene encoding uncharacterized protein LOC110490719 has protein sequence MLSCSWLIDGSLLSFFGSCSLVAVFGELDLPAELTGAGRHAVILLAPDKIITAADVAVQRKEILRASGLIPEQKELILLMASVTAQRKGIVPMSSVPVHREVFLLTASVPVKNGNNHPQPPPIIPMVAPLWKWDGGACTPPVDFYSKRRDVQLRYVEHPAMMSITKPEHSEANPQCQTGSRPAGGWVFGSGRVNKKEVHLPEDKDRSIVWDPTLHRWVNKTEPKAENKCVQPPPRMGTYGYQENTGSVPKGVNPYSMKASEYCFRIHVV, from the exons ATGTTGTCCTGTAGCTGGCTCATTGATGGTTCACTTCTCAGCTTCTTTGGAAGTTGCTCCTTGGTTGCGGTATTCGG TGAGCTTGACCTGCCAGCAGAGCTCACTGGAGCAGGGAGACATGCCGTCATCCTTTTGGCGCCTGACAAA ATCATCACAGCAGCTGATGTTGCTGTACAGAGGAAGgagatcctccgagcatcaggcctcatccctgaACAAAAGGAGTTGATCCTCCTCATGGCCAGTGTCACTGCGCAGAGGAAGGGAATCGTCCCAATGTCCAGCGTCCCTGTACACAGGGAGGTGTTCCTCCTCACAGCCAGTGTCCCTGTGAAGAATGGAAACAATCATCCACAACCACCTCCCATCATCCCCATGGTGGCACCACTGTGGAAATGGGATGGTGGAGCGTGTACTCCACCTGTGGATTTCTATTCCAAGAGAAGAG ATGTCCAACTTAGATATGTTGAGCATCCTGCTATGATGTCCATTACCAAGCCGGAACACTCCGAGGCCAACCCTCAGTGCCAGACTGGCAGCCGGCCGGCCGGTGGCTGGGTCTTTGGGAGTGGAAGAGTTAATAAGAAGGAGGTTCATCTACCTGAGGACAAAGACAGATCT ATTGTCTGGGATCCAACTCTGCACAGATGGGTTAACAAAACTGAGCCCAAGGCTGAG AACAAGTGTGTACAACCACCTCCACGAATGGGGACATATGGATATCAGGAGAACACTGGCAGTGTCCCCAAAGGAGTGAATCCTTACTCTATGAAAGCAAGTGAATATTGCTTTAGAATACATGTGGTTTAA